From the Candoia aspera isolate rCanAsp1 chromosome 3, rCanAsp1.hap2, whole genome shotgun sequence genome, the window CGAATGCATGTTCCCCTTTTCAAGAAGCCCTTCGTTCTTAGAAAGGGGTGCTCTGTATTTCTGTTCCTCCTTTTGCGAGAATATTGGTACCTCTGGAGCCGCCACTGAGATCTTATATCTGGGCTGAATTCAACCCGGCTTCTTCCTTAGTGCAGCCACAGGATCGCACTGGCACTTGACAAGAGAACGGCCTTGGAAGAGACAAACGCTCAAGCAGAGAGGAAGCCGTTGGAACGGGTCCTCTCCCATCTTTTTTTCACATCAGTGAAACAGCATGCTTTAGAAAAGGGGCAAGTCTAGAAAgtcccttcctctcttccccctCTCTTTGGGGGACAGAAAAGGGGCAAAACCGCTCTATTATCTGAGAAGCGTCCAGCGTCAACACCCCCAAAGCTCTGCGCCTTTGATTTCCACAAAAAAGCTCCAGCGCTCCCCTCGGCCAAGGCAGTGAAACCTTCTATGATTCGCTGATTTCGAGAGTGACCAAATAGGCTCAAAACGTGCTTCATACGTTCCCCTTTTCCCAAATCAATGAATTCTACGTTATAAACAagaatgataaatatataaataaataactaatagaAAGAGGCCATTTCAGGAAACGCACCGTTTGTATGAACCTCCGACATTGCCCGTTTTCTTGAAAATTGCTCTTTTCTATACTCAGAGAGACATCTGCATTGCATATAGTATGAATATAACATCTTTTCCAGAAAATAAAACTACATCCTCATTtcaaacaataattttattttataccttTTTCTATACTTCGTAGCAAATCTTTTATGTTAATCTTTTTTGCTGCATTGACTTTATAATAAACTTTCTtaaattacatttgtttttcttttaaaatcaaggtTCTTTTAATATTCCTTCCCGCAGAACCTTTAGGTTGTGTGTTcacttgttgttattatttctgtaacgTTAACATACGCGTTTCTTCCCTTTCCCCCCTGTGATCTGTTGGATAGCCAATAATGGTGAAACACCTATAAAACAAGAGGGACGgctcttaaaaaaagagaataaaacggAAAAAGGCAGTGAAGACTTGAAGGATGCCTTGACGGTTAAACTCAACTCTCCACAAACTTAGCAGCATTCCAGGGGCGTTTCTTTGAGCTAAACCATATTTTGGTTTTTCCACTTTTTGCCcctctttttaattctttcttcctcctccctcccccgccACCCATTGAGGAGGGAGTCTTGGTTCTTTGAAGTGAAATGATGGGGGGTGGaatattgaaaacaaacaaatcagtaaaACGACAAGAGTTTCCGAGGCGAGACGATCGAACGTCGGTGAGTTCATTCCCCTAGAAAGCCGCTCAACCCACGTGCTCCGGGCCAGGTGGCTCCATTTCCGGTCGCGCTTCTCCCTTTCGGCTCCCTCGCTCAATTGATCCTTCCTGGAGAGGCTTGCCCCCCGGGCGGGGGAGAAATCAGCTCCTCTTTCGTTGCCGTGAGTAGTGTTATTAatagtattattttattactattattactattatttttattacctaTTAACGCTTTATTAGTAATCGATGGTGGCTGGAAGCCGTTCCTGAGATTCTTGATGCACCcacgcacgcacgcacatacGCACACACGAAAAAGAGGGCTTGAGTTGACCTTAATCTGAAGAGAGGACTAAAGCCGAGGTCCGAGTTTGGCTGTTGTTTGCTCACCATAGGGGACCATTTGGCAAATCATCAGAACGCAAAAGAAACGAGGGgatacgagagagagagagagagagagagagagagagagagagaaagagagagagagagagaaggcgggcgggcgggcgggcgggcgggcgagagACCGGGCCGGTCGCTTCcgtttctctcttttccccccaGTCCTTCCCCAGGATGGATGTTGGGATCACCAGCATCACGGAGACTTCACAACAGGCGTTTCCCCCGTTCTTTGGGGGGAAGGCTGCCCCCCTCCACTCCAAGCCAGGGGCCCAGACGTTTCCTCTGTAAATCCAGTtcctggagaaagagagaaacggCGGCGGAGGGAAGGGTGGGCCGGGGGAGGTGGGGAATTCCGTGTCGTGTGGACGGCGTGCTGTTGACGTGAAGGGCCTTCTACATGGAGATGCAAGTCGCCAGCGCGGCGGAAAGAGCCACCAACAGCACCGGGGAGGCAGAGGCTACGAGGGACGAGGCTGCTCGGTTGGTTTTGCCGCAGAGGACAAACAGGTTGCCTTCGTAGTCGAGCTTTTTGGATTTCTCTCTCAGTTTTTCCCAGACGTCTGTCAGCCCTTCCTGGCAATCCGTAAGGGCTGTGAGGGTGCAGGAGTGGAAGTCATCCCAGTACCTGAATGGGGAGGAAAAGATACAGGAGAGGTGTTGGTGGGGGATGCTGGCAACCCTCCTCCCATCCCCTTCCCTGGAGACTCCCCCGCAGCAGAGAAAGGAAGCTTTGCGGGTGGGGGGGGCGCAACCCAAGAGGGCAGGGCGGGGACTGGCTTCCGGCAGGTCAGCGTCAGAGGGGCTGTTGCCCAGGATGTTCGATTTGATTTCCTCACCCTCAATACAAGGCCCATTCCCTGACTCCCACTCCGGGGGTTAACCAATTCTCCAGACCGAAGACTCATCTGATTGTTTTCCTGAAATTTGGCCAGCACTGGGACTTACCCTTTCCTAACCTGGAGTCTCCGGGTCTATGGAAAGATACCTCTTGTCATTCTGTACATCAGCCACACTGCTTGGGGAGGATGCGGGTTGCAACCAGGACATCTGCAGGGCCCCAGCTTGGACCATAGTGTCCCCTCCCCCACACTGAATAATTACCAAGATACATCAAATAATTGCTTATAAAAATCACAGACTGCAAGGATTAAAAAAATTCTTCCTATACTGGCATACATGAAGGATATCCATTCCAAGATATCTGCTGGATTTTCCAGTTTTAGTCCATTATCTATACCCCTACCCCAAACTATTAGCATATACTTAATTGGATGGCAGTCCTATAGGGATGCACAAAAGTGTATCTTGCTGGCTGAATTCACTTAttgactaaaccatggtttgttataattattaaataaactataATGGTTGAATTCATACAACTTGCTAAGCCAAATAATGTGCAAAGCCAGCATGTTGGCTTACATGATACGTGCATACAGTAATAGAAAATAACTTGGCACATGGcccaacatgtttttttttccctcactgctaaaataaaatggaaagtgcTTAGAAATGTGCAGCTTATGGTGCAGTAATATTCTTCCTCTGAGCCGTAATGCAAAATTTGAGTGGAGTGGGGAAGAGTTGTGATAACTCAGCTGTAAGAGAAATGCCCTCTGCATGTGTTCAACGACACCTTTCATATGCTTTAATGTTCTGAGTTAATAGAACTAGTGACAGGCATCCTTATGAACAGGGAGAGAGATGCAGAGGGCAGGTTCAAATCCCCATTCAAACATGAAACTCACTTCCTTATTATAGACATTAACTTTCACATTAAATTGCTTCGAAGTGTTTTATCTGATCAATTTCCCTGATACATCAAACCACAAATGATTGAGCCACATTTTATGGTGGGTGTTGTACAAATCCCACCTGTATCTATGTGGTAATTTAGGGATCGTTCTGTTGGGCAAACCAAGAAAATTGTGCCTACTGATTAAACCATGATTAAGGAAATCATGGGAAAATGTCTGTAAATCCAGCCATCGTGAAGCAAGAACAGGATTTAGGAACCATCTAACTTTCCTTAGAGGAAAGAGTGTAAATAACTGGAGATATAAATAAGTTATTGTTTCCTTATTGCTTTACAGATTTCGATGCTATCACTTGATCCCAAACTCTGGCTCAAAAACCTAATTAGCTTTTCACATATTTTAGGCTTAGATGGTTCAATTTATAATCTGATGTAGGATcatgaatttaatatatttaatatatatttaatatatttattttcctaatgCTGTTTTATTGTATCTTTCTATTGGTTTTACCCTTTTGTTTAATAGCTTTTTAATCTGTCCAGAAAATGACATTATCAAGTAgattagaaatataataaaattataaataaatgcagcCAGTTCCAAGGAGAATCTATGAACTTTAAAGTATATGTTTAAAGAGGAAGGGCAGTTAATTGGACCTTGGGCTATAATTAAGGCATGAGGGTGGAATTGCTTAATTAAAGGGTAGGATCTTgaacaagaaaataaatgtatctgTAGTACATTAATGATGTAGATTGCACCTCAAACAATTCCTTGTAAAAGAACTGGGGAAAGTGAAAGGAGTGCAGCAGGTGGAAGAAAAGTataggaggactctgggcggtttacaacaatcgattaaaaccatcacagtaaatacaaaaagtaaaatacagtaaaaaataatataaatagaagtaaaaaataaaaaataacaaggaGTTTCTTCTAAAGTGAAAAACAGTGCCATCATAAAGTATTTCACACAAACAAAATTATAAGGGGATATTTAAAACAAAGTTAAATGAGGTGGAATGACACTGAATCAAGTAAAGCTACTTGGATGACACATCCACAATAAGATACAGTACTGTTGAAAGTAATTACAGACAATCCTAAACTTTCAGTTCAGTTGTCTAGCTGCTCCTGGTTGCATGGCTCCATGGAAAATGGTCAGTCCATTTTATAAAAACAATCAGGAGTAGAGACAGTATTTGGAAGGATTCtgatatttaatatataatctcactgtatattttctatattgtaAAGTTCACTTAGACATATTGATGAGAATCTAAGCAGGGCTAGATAAATCTATGTATCTTGGTCACCAAAGCCAGTGATGAGACATGATTGGCTTTATCATCTAATTGTTCACtccagctgtttcttttttttaatagtaattttattaaaaattacaattaaaaagataaaaattaatacaaactaaaaaatagaaataaaaaatagtgcagaaaagaaaaaatagaaaaacagaaaagaaagaaaaaataagaataaagaaaaatatataaaaaatgacttcccccttcatcacaagtataaacaattttagtaacttatcaccttctcttaaaatacaacaatctcttcttcccatatcccatctcttatctataaacaaatccttaaagcctcgtcattcagtcctgaccagcaaaagtccattaagaattaccagagataacaacatatccattttaaccttgagcaaataaaccaactttatattccttccttttacttttaacaatcttgatctttagtcccttcaaataatgttctagaacttggtttcttttcattttttctttgtcccttctg encodes:
- the NRN1 gene encoding neuritin, whose protein sequence is MGLKLNGRYISLVLAVQLAYLVQAVKEASKCDAVFKGFSDCVVKMGQNIASYPQDLDDKKNLETICRYWDDFHSCTLTALTDCQEGLTDVWEKLREKSKKLDYEGNLFVLCGKTNRAASSLVASASPVLLVALSAALATCISM